The following proteins come from a genomic window of Rutidosis leptorrhynchoides isolate AG116_Rl617_1_P2 chromosome 10, CSIRO_AGI_Rlap_v1, whole genome shotgun sequence:
- the LOC139871109 gene encoding secreted RxLR effector protein 161-like produces MKNVPYASEVRSLMYVMMCTRPDICFVVGMVSRYQSNPGLTHWKAVKRILRYLKGTSHYSLCYEGNDLQMRGYTDADWGRDMDERKSTSGFVFLLNKGAISWSSKKQSCIALSTMEAEFVAFSAAVQEAVWLKRFLSSLGVVGNTIDRALIYSDNEAAIAYSKDPKFHCKTKHIDIKYNYVKDKIARKEVSMEYISTHNMVADPMTKPIPRDAFVKHVKSQGLRRL; encoded by the coding sequence atgaaaaatgttCCTTATGCTAGTGAGGTTAGAAGTCTCATGTATGTTATGATGTGCACGAGACCGGATATCTGCTTTGTTGTTGGCATGGTAAGTCGATACCAATCCAATCCAGGTTTAACCCATTGGAAAGCCGTGAAAAGGATACTTAGGTATCTTAAGGGTACTAGTCATTACTCTTTGTGCTACGAAGGAAATGATCTGCAAATGAGAGGCTATACTGATGCTGATTGGGGAAGAGATATGGATGAAAGAAAATCCACCTCTGGCTTTGTTTTTCTGTTAAACAAAGGTGCTATATCTTGGAGTAGCAAGAAACAATCATGTATAGCATTGTCTACAATGGAAGCTGAATTTGTGGCATTTTCAGCTGCTGTACAAGAAGCTGTGTGGCTTAAACGATTTTTGAGTAGTTTGGGGGTTGTTGGCAATACCATTGATCGAGCATTGATATACTCTGATAATGAGGCGGCCATTGCATATTCAAAAGACCCCAAGTTCCATTGTAAAACAAAGCACATTGACATAAAGTACAATTATGTGAAGGACAAGATTGCAAGAAAGGAAGTAAGTATGGAGTACATATCTACGCATAATATGGTAGCAGATCCTATGACAAAACCCATACCTAGAGATGCATTTGTTAAACATGTTAAGTCTCAAGGATTGCGTAGATTGTGA
- the LOC139871110 gene encoding luminal-binding protein 3-like → MEKITIDNERRSLSKDGIEKMIREAEEYEDKEFKKKSNACKKLEDYLYEMSNKINDGNVRMKVSAEMLKDMENTIVDTTKWLKDNHDAPLSELELKKDHLKFLYGFCILKILVLLPSGSSSFCYVI, encoded by the exons ATGGAGAAAATTACAATCGACAATGAACGAAGAAGCCTCTCTAAAGACGGGATTGAGAAGATGATAAGAGAGGCCGAGGAGTATGAAGACAAAGAATTCAAGAAGAAATCGAATGCTTGTAAAAAATTAGAAGATTACTTATACGAGATGAGTAATAAGATCAATGATGGCAATGTTAGGATGAAGGTGTCCGCTGAGATGTTGAAGGATATGGAGAACACGATTGTTGATACAACGAAGTGGCTTAAGGACAACCATGATGCACCTTTGTCTGAGCTTGAACTCAAGAAGGATCACCTAAAGTTT CTTTATGGATTTTGTATCTTGAAAATTTTGGTTTTGTTGCCTTCTGGTTCATCAAGTTTCTGTTATGTCATCTAA